The Pseudodesulfovibrio sp. JC047 genome includes the window ATCATTCTGTTCCATTGTTCTTTCCTAGCTACCTAGAATTTAAGCCCGGCTTCACGGGCGCCGTCGGCAAGAGCTTTTACCTTGCCGTGATAGATATATCCACTCCGGTCAAAGACACAGGTCTCAATTTTCTTGGCCAAAGCGGCTTCGGCAATAGCCTTACCCACTTTGGTTGCAGAGTCCTTGTTGGCCTTGAGAGTCTCGCCATCCTTGTTCAGCACTTGCGTGCTGGAGGAGGCCAGAGTCACACCGTTCACGTCATCGACCAACTGAGCATACAGATGCTGGTTGGACCGATACACGACCAAACGAGGCCTGACTTCGGTTCCGGATATTTTCTTTCTGATGCGGGGCTTCCGAAGAAGCCTCTGTGCATTTTTGCTTTTACTCATTGACTTATACCCCTACTTAGCGCCGGACTTACCAGCCTTACGGCGGATGTATTCGTCAGTGTACTTAATGCCCTTGCCCTTGTAGGGTTCCGGCGGACGTACACGGCGGATTTGTGCCGCGACTTCTCCAACAAGTTGCTTATCGAGGCCTTCAATGGTCAGCTTAGAGCCTTCCGCCTTGGCTTCGAGACCGGCAGGCAAATCGAACTCGACCGGATGTGAAAATCCGACGTTCAGCACGATTTTTTTACCCTGTACGGACACCTTGTAACCTACACCGATCACTTCCAAGGCCTTGGAAAAGCCCTTGGTCACGCCATCAATGCAGTTGGCAAGCAAGGTCCGACGAAGACCATGCTGACCACGCGCTTGGCGAGAATCATCAGTACGGGAGACATACACCTTGCCATCCTCGATCTTATACTCAACGGTCGGGTGGACCGGAGTCTGCAAGGTCCCCTTCGGGCCCTTAACCTGGATCTCGGAGGCTCCAACAGATACCTCAACACCCGCAGGGATGTCGATGGGATTCTTTCCTATACGAGACATAGTGGAACCTCTTTACCAGATTTCGCAGAGCAGCTCGCCGCCAACATTGGCCTCTTTGGCCTTGGCACCTTCAAGCAACCCTTTGGATGTGGACACGATACAAATACCGATGCCGTTCTGGACTCGGGGGATATCAGAAGCACCTACGTATACGCGACGACCGGGCTTACTGACCTTTTTGAGGCCAGTAATAAGCGGTTTTCCGTCAACGTACTTGAGGGTAATACTGATGTCCCTGTCCTCGACAGCGTAGTCGGTGATA containing:
- the rplR gene encoding 50S ribosomal protein L18 — translated: MSKSKNAQRLLRKPRIRKKISGTEVRPRLVVYRSNQHLYAQLVDDVNGVTLASSSTQVLNKDGETLKANKDSATKVGKAIAEAALAKKIETCVFDRSGYIYHGKVKALADGAREAGLKF
- the rplF gene encoding 50S ribosomal protein L6 — translated: MSRIGKNPIDIPAGVEVSVGASEIQVKGPKGTLQTPVHPTVEYKIEDGKVYVSRTDDSRQARGQHGLRRTLLANCIDGVTKGFSKALEVIGVGYKVSVQGKKIVLNVGFSHPVEFDLPAGLEAKAEGSKLTIEGLDKQLVGEVAAQIRRVRPPEPYKGKGIKYTDEYIRRKAGKSGAK
- the rpsH gene encoding 30S ribosomal protein S8, whose product is MAVVDPVADMLTRIRNAYGAYHKDVAIPTSKMKSSIAGILKEEGYITDYAVEDRDISITLKYVDGKPLITGLKKVSKPGRRVYVGASDIPRVQNGIGICIVSTSKGLLEGAKAKEANVGGELLCEIW